The genomic DNA GGGCGGCGGCCGTGCAGGCGCCGCGACAGCTCGCTCGCGGCCTCGGTCACCGCGGCCACGAGAGGGTTCCGCTCGGCGTCGCCGACGCGGCTCTCGAGGTAGGTCAGGGCGACTGCGGCCGCCGGCCAGTCCGCATGGTCGTGGACCACGGCGGCGACCGACCCGAAGTCGTCGGTCACCTCCCCGGACTCCCGCGCGAAACCGTCCCTCCGCACGGCAGTCAGCAGGTCACGCAGCTGCGCGGGCGTGGCGGGGCCCGGAGCATCGGTGCGGGCAGTGAAGTCGGCGGTGCTGCCAAACAGGGCCCGGAGCTGAGCGGGCGGCAGCTCGGCGAGGATCGCGCGGCCGCTCGCGGTCAGGTGCGCGGACAGCCGCACGCCCACGTCGGTGACCAGGCTCGGCCGATTCCGCGCGCGCTCCTCGATCACGTAGAGCACGTCACGCCCGTGGAGCACCGCGAGATGACCGGACTCCCCGACGTCGTCGACCATCGTCTCGATCACGCGCCGACCGACCCGCGCGAGCGGCTCCTGGCGCAGGTAGGCGCCGGAGAGCTCGTGCGCCGCCGGGCCGAGGCCGTACAGCCGCTCCTCCCCCAGGTGCATGACGTATCCGTGCTCGACGAGGTTCGCGAGCAGGTCGTAGGTGCGCGAGCGCGGCAGGTCCAGCTCCTCGGCGAGCCGCGCCGCCGCGATCGGGGAGCGGCGCGAGGCGAGGACGGTCAGCACACGCAGCGTCGCGTCGGCGGCCGGGACTTTCGGGGGTGCCA from Brachybacterium sacelli includes the following:
- a CDS encoding IclR family transcriptional regulator — its product is MLRHIMAPPKVPAADATLRVLTVLASRRSPIAAARLAEELDLPRSRTYDLLANLVEHGYVMHLGEERLYGLGPAAHELSGAYLRQEPLARVGRRVIETMVDDVGESGHLAVLHGRDVLYVIEERARNRPSLVTDVGVRLSAHLTASGRAILAELPPAQLRALFGSTADFTARTDAPGPATPAQLRDLLTAVRRDGFARESGEVTDDFGSVAAVVHDHADWPAAAVALTYLESRVGDAERNPLVAAVTEAASELSRRLHGRRPPAP